A genomic region of Populus nigra chromosome 11, ddPopNigr1.1, whole genome shotgun sequence contains the following coding sequences:
- the LOC133706381 gene encoding basic endochitinase CHB4-like, producing the protein MRSNILLTIILAIVLAGALPKNVVEAQNCGCAANLCCSQYGYCGTSNAYCGRGCKQGPCYSSPTPTTPSGSGSVADIVTPGFFNGIISQAGAGCAGKNFYTRNAFLSAVNSYPQFGKLGSAEASKREIAAFFAHVTHETGHFCYTEEINGASRDYCDENNRQYPCVPGKKYHGRGPIQLSWNYNYGPAGRSNNFDGLNNPDIVARDAVVSFKTALWFWMKSVRPVVSQGFGATIRAINGNECNGGNSGAVQARVRYYRDYCSQLGVSTENNLAC; encoded by the exons ATGAGAAGCAATATTCTACTTACCATTATCTTAGCCATAGTTCTTGCAGGAGCCCTGCCCAAGAATGTGGTAGAGGCTCAGAATTGTGGCTGTGCTGCAAACCTTTGTTGCAGTCAATATGGCTACTGTGGCACTAGCAATGCCTATTGTGGTCGGGGATGTAAACAAGGGCCCTGTTATTCATCGCCTACACCTACTACCCCTAGTGGGAGTGGTTCTGTTGCTGATATTGTTACGCCTGGTTTCTTCAATGGTATAATCAGCCAAGCTGGTGCAGGCTGTGCTGGGAAGAATTTCTATACAAGAAATGCATTTCTCAGTGCTGTCAATTCATATCCTCAATTTGGTAAACTTGGTTCAGCTGAAGCTTCTAAGCGTGAGATTGCAGCTTTCTTCGCTCATGTTACTCATGAGACTGGAC ACTTCTGCTATACAGAAGAGATAAATGGTGCTTCCCGTGACTACTGTGATGAAAACAACAGGCAATACCCATGTGTTCCAGGCAAGAAATACCATGGTCGCGGACCAATCCAACTATCATGGAACTACAACTATGGGCCAGCCGGAAGGAGCAACAACTTTGATGGATTGAACAATCCTGACATTGTAGCAAGGGATGCTGTTGTGTCATTTAAGACAGCCTTATGGTTTTGGATGAAAAGTGTTCGTCCTGTTGTAAGCCAAGGTTTTGGAGCAACTATTCGAGCCATTAATGGTAATGAATGCAATGGTGGAAACTCAGGGGCTGTTCAGGCTCGTGTTAGATATTATAGAGATTATTGCAGTCAACTCGGCGTTTCTACTGAGAATAACCTCGCTTGCTAG